Proteins from one Ictidomys tridecemlineatus isolate mIctTri1 chromosome 14, mIctTri1.hap1, whole genome shotgun sequence genomic window:
- the Fam167a gene encoding protein FAM167A yields MSVPEIQVEEVGEEEGLAGAASPPDDHLRSLKALTEKLRLETRRPSYLEWQARLEEQTWPFQKTATEESLEQGECGGGEPLLPPREPREHPPPAGSTSQGDRSPGKLEGFQSIDEAITWLRKELAEMRLQDQQLARQLMRLRGDINKLKIEQTCRLHRRMLNDATYELEERDELSDLFCDSPLASSFSLSTPLKLIGVTKMNINSRRFSLC; encoded by the exons ATGTCTGTGCCCGAGATCCAAGTGGAGGAAGTGGGTGAGGAAGAGGGGCTGGCAGGGGCCGCCTCGCCTCCTGATGACCACCTCCGGAGCCTGAAGGCCCTCACcgagaagctgaggctggagaccCGCAGGCCCTCCTACCTGGAATGGCAGGCCAGGCTGGAGGAGCAGACGTGGCCCTTCCAGAAGACGGCCACCGAGGAGAGCTTGGAGCAGGGAGAGTGTGGGGGCGGGGAGCCCCTGCTGCCCCCAAGGGAGCCCAGAGAGCACCCCCCGCCTGCCGGGAGCACCAGCCAGGGCGACAGGTCCCCTGGCAAGCTGGAAGGCTTCCAGAGTATCGATGAGGCTATAACCTGGCTCAGGAAGGAACTG GCGGAGATGCGGCTGCAGGACCAGCAGCTGGCCAGGCAGCTCATGCGCCTGCGAGGCGACATCAACAAGCTCAAGATCGAGCAGACCTGCCGCCTGCACAGGAGGATGCTCAACGATGCCACCTACGAGCTGGAGGAGCGGGACGAGCTGTCGGACCTCTTCTGCGACTCCCCGCTcgcctcctccttcagcctctccACGCCGCTCAAGCTCATTGGGGTCACCAAGATGAACATCAACTCCCGGAGGTTCTCTCTCTGCTGA